One window of the Petroclostridium xylanilyticum genome contains the following:
- a CDS encoding flavodoxin, which yields MTNSKSLIAYFSRKGNSYVAGSIVNLPIGNTEVIAKKIQELTGSDMFQIKTVKSYPEDYTETTNVAQEEKRKNARPKLTEIVEEMNSYDVIYIGYPNWWGTMPMAVFTFLESYDFSGKTIIPFCTHEGSGMGSSERDIKKLCPNAKVLSGLAIRGGSVDRADKDVANWLKKLNLIP from the coding sequence ATGACAAATTCTAAGAGCCTTATCGCTTATTTTTCACGCAAAGGAAATAGTTATGTGGCAGGCAGTATTGTAAACCTGCCAATTGGAAACACAGAAGTAATAGCAAAGAAAATACAGGAATTAACAGGAAGCGACATGTTCCAAATCAAAACAGTAAAATCTTATCCGGAAGATTATACGGAAACAACAAATGTAGCACAGGAAGAAAAGAGAAAAAATGCCAGACCAAAGCTTACAGAAATAGTAGAAGAAATGAATTCTTATGATGTGATTTATATCGGATATCCGAATTGGTGGGGAACGATGCCGATGGCGGTATTTACATTTTTAGAGTCGTATGATTTTTCAGGAAAGACCATTATTCCATTTTGCACACATGAAGGTAGTGGAATGGGAAGTAGTGAACGCGACATCAAGAAACTTTGCCCAAATGCAAAGGTATTATCCGGGTTGGCTATTAGAGGCGGCAGTGTTGACAGAGCAGACAAAGATGTTGCAAACTGGCTAAAAAAACTTAATTTGATACCATAA
- a CDS encoding transposase zinc-binding domain-containing protein: MKTKGIIKQIFQEHFNRFWEAKKEKFPEKMREHLLSEVLKMLYCGDVTLGFVAYICMQCFEKIKVGFS, encoded by the coding sequence ATGAAGACAAAAGGGATTATCAAACAAATATTTCAAGAACATTTTAATAGATTTTGGGAAGCTAAGAAAGAAAAGTTTCCAGAAAAAATGAGAGAACACTTACTCAGTGAAGTCTTAAAAATGCTATATTGTGGAGATGTGACGTTAGGTTTTGTAGCATATATTTGCATGCAATGTTTTGAGAAGATTAAAGTAGGCTTTAGTTGA
- a CDS encoding aldo/keto reductase, translated as MQNIILNNGVEMPILGFGVYQIADAKECEQCVYDAIMAGYRLIDTAAAYLNEEAVGRAIKHSGVPREELFITTKLWIQDAGYESAKRAFEKSLKRLQLDYLDLYLIHQPFGDVYGSWRAMEELYREGKIRAIGVSNFQMDRLVDLILHNEVVPAINQIETHPFCQQIESAKLMKEYNVQIESWGPFAEGRNNMFQNEVLLSLAEKYSKSVAQVILRWLIQRGVVAIPKSVHKERIIENFNIFDFKLSQEDMEKIASLDTKKSSFFSHNDPEIVKWLDTAKFDI; from the coding sequence ATGCAAAACATAATTTTAAACAATGGTGTTGAGATGCCTATACTGGGCTTTGGAGTTTATCAGATTGCTGATGCGAAGGAATGCGAACAGTGTGTTTATGATGCGATCATGGCAGGCTATCGTTTGATTGATACCGCTGCTGCTTATCTAAACGAAGAGGCGGTTGGCAGAGCAATCAAACACAGTGGCGTACCGAGAGAGGAACTGTTTATTACGACTAAGCTCTGGATTCAGGATGCCGGTTACGAGAGTGCAAAAAGAGCCTTCGAGAAATCGCTGAAAAGATTGCAATTGGATTATTTGGATTTGTATTTAATCCATCAGCCATTTGGCGATGTATATGGTTCTTGGCGAGCTATGGAGGAACTGTATCGTGAGGGGAAAATTAGGGCGATTGGGGTTAGTAACTTTCAGATGGATCGTCTGGTGGATTTAATACTTCATAATGAAGTGGTTCCTGCCATAAATCAAATTGAAACACACCCATTCTGCCAGCAAATAGAAAGTGCTAAACTGATGAAAGAGTACAATGTACAGATAGAATCCTGGGGACCTTTTGCAGAAGGAAGAAATAACATGTTCCAGAATGAAGTTTTGTTATCACTGGCTGAAAAATATAGCAAATCAGTGGCACAGGTAATTTTACGCTGGTTGATACAAAGAGGAGTGGTTGCGATTCCGAAGTCTGTACACAAAGAAAGAATTATTGAAAACTTTAATATTTTTGATTTTAAATTAAGCCAAGAAGACATGGAGAAGATTGCATCACTAGACACGAAAAAAAGCAGCTTCTTTTCACATAATGATCCAGAAATCGTGAAATGGCTAGATACTGCTAAATTTGATATTTAA
- a CDS encoding aldo/keto reductase: protein MEKRKLGNSGFEVSAIGLGCMGMSHGYGPASDKKEMISLIHAAIDRGVTFFDTAEVYGPYVNEELVGEALAPFKGKVVIATKFGIKMVDGKQVLDSKRSTIRQSVEGSLKRLKVEAIDLYYQHRVDPNVPIEEVAGVIQDLIKEGKIRYWGLSEAGVQTIRRAHAVQPLTAIQSEYSMMWRSPEEELLPTLEELGIGFVPFSPLGKGFLTGKIDKNATFVSSDFRSIVPRFKPENLEANQVLVELIKKVAAGKNATPAQIALAWVLAQKPWIVPIPGTRKLERLEENLGAADIELTPEELSDLNDALSKIKISGERYPAGSEYANRTGK from the coding sequence TTGGAAAAACGTAAATTAGGAAACAGTGGTTTTGAGGTTTCTGCAATCGGGCTCGGCTGCATGGGAATGAGCCATGGTTATGGTCCGGCATCAGACAAGAAAGAGATGATTTCATTGATCCATGCGGCCATTGACCGCGGTGTTACTTTCTTCGATACCGCTGAAGTATATGGTCCATATGTGAATGAGGAGTTGGTAGGTGAAGCCCTTGCTCCATTCAAGGGAAAGGTGGTCATCGCTACCAAGTTTGGCATCAAAATGGTAGATGGCAAGCAGGTGCTTGACAGCAAGCGGTCGACCATTAGGCAATCAGTGGAAGGCTCGCTCAAACGCCTTAAAGTCGAAGCCATTGACCTGTACTATCAGCATCGTGTTGACCCAAATGTGCCTATCGAGGAAGTAGCTGGAGTAATACAAGACCTAATCAAGGAAGGGAAGATCAGATATTGGGGACTTTCTGAAGCAGGAGTGCAAACGATTCGCCGCGCACACGCGGTTCAGCCGCTCACTGCAATTCAAAGTGAATATTCAATGATGTGGAGAAGTCCTGAAGAAGAACTGCTGCCTACCCTGGAGGAACTCGGAATCGGCTTCGTTCCATTCAGCCCGCTGGGCAAGGGTTTCCTTACCGGAAAAATTGATAAGAATGCAACATTTGTTAGCTCCGACTTCCGCAGCATTGTTCCCCGCTTTAAACCGGAGAATCTCGAAGCAAATCAGGTCTTAGTGGAACTTATCAAGAAGGTTGCTGCAGGGAAAAACGCAACGCCGGCTCAAATCGCTCTGGCGTGGGTGCTTGCACAAAAGCCATGGATTGTTCCGATTCCAGGAACACGCAAATTGGAGCGCCTGGAAGAAAATCTTGGCGCAGCGGACATTGAGCTGACTCCCGAGGAGCTAAGTGATTTGAACGACGCGCTCTCGAAGATCAAGATTTCGGGAGAACGCTACCCAGCAGGTTCAGAATACGCAAATAGAACGGGTAAATAA